The Antechinus flavipes isolate AdamAnt ecotype Samford, QLD, Australia chromosome 5, AdamAnt_v2, whole genome shotgun sequence DNA segment AAGGatgtaaattctttaaaagttttagtAATTTGTTTTAGATATCAATTTATCCAACTCATTCCAATAGCTACTGGGCTGAAGGGCCTTTGCAGGTCCAGATAACAGGTCATTTAAAACCggatttttcttttcaacaaagTACTACCACTTAGTGTGGGAAGGGAAATTCCCATTATTTAGACTGGCAACAAAGAGttaagtcaaaggaaaaaaaactgtttatTCAATAGCTTACTTGTACCTTAAGTATTACATTTGAACTTACCAGATCCTCCTCTAAAATTGCTTCCTGGGCCTGGTCCAAAATTTCCACCGCCACCACGGGAATCCCCAAAACCAAAGTTTCCTGCAAAGAATTGCTCACATTAGAGCCAGTTTAACATATCCAGTATGGCAGTTaatctgatgaaatgaaaaagagcCACACTACCTCCTCTTCCGCTCCTGGAACTCTGAACTTCCTGCATCTCTTGTCTAGATAAAGCTTTTCTTACTTCTGCGTTATGGCCATTGATGGTGTGGTATTTTTGCACTGAAACACAAATTTCAAAATTTGAGAATAGACCAGCATTCCTgcattcttttaaatcttttttttttttttaatttggagaaaGGTTCAATGCTTTAAAAGGCAATGGGCAACAAAGCAAACTTTCCAAAGACACTACATAGAAAACAAAAGATGTAATTTACTTACATACAATTTTATCCACAGGATCATGGTCATCAAATGTAACAAAACCAAAGCCCCTTTTTTTACCAGACTGTCTATCTGTAATTATTTCAATAGtatcaattttcccatattcctcaAAGTAATCTCTAAGGTGATGTTCCTCAGTGTCTTCTTTAATTCCACCAACAAACAGTTTCTTCACAGTAACGTGAGCACCAGGTTTTCCAGATtcctaaaagataaaaagatttatAGAAGGCATTATTTGCAAAAGAAGTCAGCCATTGCATTTAAGGAAGTCTTTTGTGTTTCTTGCTACACAAAGTGGGGATCATTCCTTTTGTGCCTATAACCTGTAACCTTGGACTATTTGAAAGGAAGCATCAAAGTTATGTATGTACGTACACATCTACTTATACTTGTATCTACACATACCTACCAGAAGGGGAGTTGAAAACAATCTTAAAAAATCTTTCACAATCCAAGAGTTTAGTGTTAACGTATATAAAGGCAAAAGTCCATAAAAAACACGGCTGGGAAATAAAACTGGTGAAATCATAACATCATAGTTGAAATTCAGTCAAGTCAGATTCTGCTCACCTCTCTGGCTACCGCTCTTTTGGGCTCAACCACTCTTCCGTCAATTGAATGAGGTCTTGCAGACATGGCTGCATCCACTTCAGCCATAGATGAAAATGTTACAAAACCAAATCCCCTTGATCTTTTGCTTGCAGGATCCCTCATGACCTATCaaagagaaatctaaattatCCAATATTATCCAATAACACTTAAATAtgagagtattttaatagacaaatattaagatttttaaaagtttgtattGGCAAGAAGGCATTCAAAGACAATTTACCACGCAGTCTGTGAGTTTCCCCCATTGTTCATAGTAGTTTCTCAAACTTTCTTCTGTCGTTTCAAAGCTTAGGCCTCCAATAAACAGTTTACGGAACTGTTCCTTTTCTCtctgaacaaaaacaagaaagagataTTCATATTCAGGTTCATATGCACTTTATATATGGCCCCTAAATGCTTACTTTCTACTTAAATCATTTGAACTTCATATGAAAGATATTTAAAGTTACACGTACTATTCATGTTTCTGTAGTGTTCAATCTAACACTAAGGCAACTTAAGAGCTTAGTATTACCATCTCCTGTCTGCCCCCTAGTGCTGGTTCCAAGAATCCAACATGGGACAAATAGGCGCCACACAAATGAACTTTCAGGCCACTTTCCATTACTCAAAAGTGGTAAACCAGTTTATAGTAAGGAAaagtaatctttaaaaatttttcacatttctttaacAGCACTTTAACAAGCCCAATTGCTTAAGTGTCTTAACTAGCTTATCCATTTAATCTGTATAATTAAAAAGCTTGCTGGCTGAAGTTTCAACAAACCACTAGCACCTTCACACTTCATAGTATCACTCCTGGAAAATTAAGTTATAGGAACCCTAAATCACGTTTGCCTCCTTAAATATAGAGCTCTTTACATCTTCCCAAAACCTAGCATACTCTCATTTGACCCTAATTAAACCGCAAAGTAAAATGCATGTTATTAATACTATATTACAGATTTAGAAATTTAGGCAGAATATAGCTGCAGTCAGTATGTAAGATGGGATTGAAAACAGTTTTAGTTGGATACTCGAAGTTAAACGTAGCAGAATTCTGCTCTAATAAAAAAGATCACCTAAAGACTTAAAATGGCTCACATTGTGTGCACCCAAAATaggtaaaatttattaaaatgtaaaaaaaaaaaatttttcatttttaagttaagTAGGCATTGTTTACAGACATGCTATTTATAATAACATGTTCCAATTACAATCTCAAAAGACAAACAGATCATAGGGAATTAGTGCTTCCAAAGTCTCAAAGGTTCAGATCCAGGGCTTTAAGTTTGCTTTGTTGCCCATTGCCTTTTAAAGCACTGAACTtgcttccaaattaaaaaaaaaaaaatagattgcttTAAAAATGCAATGTCaattatttgtgcaaaaactaaTTTCTGACAGAGAAAACTTAATAGAAATTATGTAGATGTTTTCCTCAAGTCAAGTCTTCTAATAATCCAAGCAGCATAGTAAATTCAAAGCTAAGTACAATTTTAAATAAGCTGTTGCGATCTCTTATTGTTCACATAAATGGGGGAAGTCATTTAAAACTTATCTAGGCTTATTTTGAAATATGCACAAATGTCAGTATCTAGCTTTTGAACTTCCTTTCCAACTTCTTAAGAGATTCCAAGCACGTTAACTTCCATTTTGTTCTCATTTATGCAAAATTTCTACTTTTGAAtgcaaagcttttaaaaattatattttaatgtccaACAAGATTTTTAGTCCTTTCAGATGCTTAAGTTCATTCTTAATGGCTAAATCGTGAAGGAAAAAACTAAACCCGCCATGATTAAGAGCATGGCCACGTggtatataagaaagaaagaacaggaagATGGAGAGGCCAGTTTCGCCCTCCTTTTCTGGCGTGACCTTGGCCAAGAAGTTCTCTGGGTTGTAGAAGTAAAGCTCTCTTGAATTTCAATGGCTTTACAGGATTACACTGTATGATCCCAGATTGTAGAATGACTAAACGCCACAGACTTGCAGGTTCTTGCAGCAAATACCCCAAACTAATTTATTAATCGCGGGCTGTTATGTGGCACACGGTAGTTCAAAAGCCTGCCTCATTTTGTACCAAGAAGCATAAAAGGGGGTTTTATCCTGGTAGCGCAGAACTTCAGTCTAAAAATAAGCGGCCTCTACTGCCCTGCCAGCTCAGCGTTCTTTTAAAGGCTACTCGGATGGTTACACTTTGCCCCGTAGCGCTAAAGATTAAAGGGATTTGTGCTTCTGAGTTTttgcagaaaaataattcttcaagCATCCCATCAAGAATTTGGGAGGAAAGGATGCGATCTAGTAAGATTAACTACCATAGGGCAGAGGCTCGGATTTTGCCTTGGAAGCGTTCGAGGGGCCGCCTCCAGGCTGGGCCGGCCAGGACTTCATTTAGTTACCCCATAAGGCCGCTGATCCGGCTCCGCAggccctccccttctccctgggCTCCCGGCCCTTCTCAAGGGGCCTCCGGGCTAACAGCTCAGTCCCACAGGGGCTAGATGCGGGTCCCCGGGGCCCGGCTCCTGCGTGTGCAGCAAGAAACTGCGAAGCGGCTCAGCCTGAGCCGCCCCACCCCCCCCTTTGTACATTACCGACCACGTGGTCCCGCGCGGGAGGGAGCAGAAGAGCGGGGGATGGGCCCGGATGGCGCAGCAGCTTTTCCAGGACACCCCccacccttccccctcccccccaagcccTGCCCGCACCCCCCCACTCACGCCAGGGTCCCTGGCGGCCGCCCTCCCCCCGCGCTCCGAGGGCAACGGCGCCATTTCGCGGGAAGGTCGCGGCAGCCGCAGAGCCGGACAAGACGACAGGGGGGAAGCGGGCCCGGGCCGGGGACGGCGGGGAGCGCGCGCACGAAGCCGAGCCCAAGCCCCAAGGCCGGACCGAGCCCAAGGCAACAACTGCGGCCGGAGCAGCGATGGCAGTGCGGGCGACAGAGCTCGGGAAAATGGCGGCGTTGGCGCTGGGCGCGGCGTCGGGAGCGCGCCGCGGGGCCGCGCCtttttcccccccaccccaccccccactcccggCCGCCGCCGCCCAAACGGCCAGGCCTAGCGCGGGAAGCCAGCGGGTCGAGCCCGACCAAGGGCCCACGGCGGCCGCGGGGGGCCTTTCCAAAGGCCGGGGTCCGCAGGAACCACTCTCTCACCGAGCCCAGCCGCCCCTCCCCCACTCTCGCCGCGCGGAGACAAATGGCGCCTGCGACTGGatgggggggaggcgggggccGCCCTGTCTCCAGGCCGGACCTTCAAAGAGCCCTAGTTCCACTACCCTACCCCCGTCCCCTCCCGGGCTCACCTCCATGGCGGAGTCGGTCGCCTCAGGCCGGGGCCCCGCAGCCGAGCGAGATGAGAGGGATCTCCGCGGACGGGCGCGAACCGGACTCGTCCTGGCGCCGGTGAGGGGCTGCCGTGCCGCGGCCCGGGAAACCACACCGCCGCCGGCCGCTGGGCGCTGGGTCTGAAGCGCGGAGCGAGGGCGAAGAGTGAGAGGTGCAGGCGGAGACGGCGACTCCGGCGGCGGCGACTGCTGCGACTGCTGCTGTCGCTCGCGCGGCTGCCGCTTTTCTAGAACCTTCCCTCCGACCAACGCGTCTTCCCCCTCCGCCTACGTCAGTGCGGCTGCGCAGACGCACTAACGGCCGCCAACGGCGCGGAGGGGCTACGCTCGTCTTACGCCAACGGCGTACCCCGCCCCCGCAGGGCGGTGCCAGGCGCCATTGGCGTCCACGCGGCCTGGGGCCGGGCGCAGAGCGCGAGGAGGCGTAAAGGGCGTCTCAGAATTGCGCACGGCCCCCGCCTCGGCGCAGGGCGGGGGAGAAACGGTCGCGCAGTTTGAAATTAACAcagcccccgcccccgccccgggGCCCCGACGGGCTCTCTCCGCGCCGCCAGAGTCCGGGAGCCTCCCGCCCCCCCGGCTCCGCCCCCCCACGCCCCCACCCTTGTTCCGGGGACACGACTCGGCTCCGGCCCGCCTAAAGGGCCCCGACTCGGCCGCCCCATTCTTCCCGGGGCCCCCTCCCCCACCCGCGGCCAACCCCGCCCCCACTCCCGCCCCCCACCCGTGGGGAGGAAGTCCTTCGGGCCCGCGTTTTGGCGCCAGCGCTGACGCCGGCGCGGCGGAGTCCTAGCCTAATCCAGTCCAG contains these protein-coding regions:
- the HNRNPA2B1 gene encoding heterogeneous nuclear ribonucleoproteins A2/B1 isoform X1, encoding MAPLPSERGGRAAARDPGREKEQFRKLFIGGLSFETTEESLRNYYEQWGKLTDCVVMRDPASKRSRGFGFVTFSSMAEVDAAMSARPHSIDGRVVEPKRAVAREESGKPGAHVTVKKLFVGGIKEDTEEHHLRDYFEEYGKIDTIEIITDRQSGKKRGFGFVTFDDHDPVDKIVLQKYHTINGHNAEVRKALSRQEMQEVQSSRSGRGGNFGFGDSRGGGGNFGPGPGSNFRGGSDGYGSGRGFGDGYNGYGGGPGGGNFGGSPGYGGGRGGYGGGGPGYGNQGGGYGGGYDNYGGGNYGSGNYNDFGNYNQQPSNYGPMKSGNFGGSRNMGGPYGGGNYGPGGSGGSGGYGGRSRY
- the HNRNPA2B1 gene encoding heterogeneous nuclear ribonucleoproteins A2/B1 isoform X2: MAPLPSERGGRAAARDPGREKEQFRKLFIGGLSFETTEESLRNYYEQWGKLTDCVVMRDPASKRSRGFGFVTFSSMAEVDAAMSARPHSIDGRVVEPKRAVAREESGKPGAHVTVKKLFVGGIKEDTEEHHLRDYFEEYGKIDTIEIITDRQSGKKRGFGFVTFDDHDPVDKIVLQKYHTINGHNAEVRKALSRQEMQEVQSSRSGRGGNFGFGDSRGGGGNFGPGPGSNFRGGSDGYGSGRGFGDGYNGYGGGPGGNYGSGNYNDFGNYNQQPSNYGPMKSGNFGGSRNMGGPYGGGNYGPGGSGGSGGYGGRSRY